A stretch of the Sulfurimonas sp. HSL-1656 genome encodes the following:
- a CDS encoding S1-like domain-containing RNA-binding protein, which yields MNSTLTPTLDFGRINMLRIDRFAVPGAYLMAKDGSDVLLPNQYVTDDMAIDDLLEVFVYTDSEDRPVATTDRPTAMRDEFGFFPVVDVAKFGAFVDWGLPKDLLVPKNRQKTPFKVGEKRFLRVVKDEESDRLVGVERISKYLSHSPRGYHPNKEVKLLFIAKTPLGFKVIVDDAFEGLAFDNEIFEPVEVGDSRTGYVKQVRADGNFDVSLQPVGKTARAGSDQAKVLGPLDAAGGMLPYNSKSDPDLITKTFGLSKKAFKRALVQLQESGDIEVKETGIYRK from the coding sequence ATGAATAGTACCCTCACCCCTACCCTTGACTTCGGCCGCATCAACATGCTCCGGATCGACCGCTTTGCCGTCCCCGGCGCCTACCTGATGGCCAAGGACGGCAGCGACGTCCTGCTGCCCAACCAGTACGTCACCGATGATATGGCAATAGACGACCTCCTCGAGGTCTTTGTCTATACGGACTCCGAAGACCGCCCCGTCGCGACCACCGACCGGCCGACGGCGATGCGCGACGAATTCGGCTTTTTCCCCGTTGTCGACGTCGCCAAATTCGGCGCCTTCGTCGACTGGGGGCTCCCCAAGGACCTGCTGGTACCGAAGAACCGCCAGAAAACCCCCTTCAAAGTCGGAGAGAAGCGTTTTCTGCGGGTTGTCAAGGATGAAGAGTCCGACCGTCTCGTCGGGGTGGAGCGAATCAGCAAGTACCTCTCGCATTCGCCGCGGGGCTACCACCCGAACAAAGAGGTGAAGCTGCTCTTTATCGCCAAAACGCCCCTGGGGTTCAAGGTGATCGTCGACGATGCCTTCGAGGGGCTCGCCTTCGATAACGAGATCTTCGAACCGGTCGAAGTCGGCGACAGCCGGACCGGCTATGTGAAACAGGTCCGCGCCGACGGCAACTTTGACGTCAGCCTGCAGCCCGTCGGCAAAACGGCCCGCGCCGGCAGCGACCAGGCGAAGGTTCTCGGCCCCCTCGACGCGGCGGGCGGCATGCTGCCGTATAACTCCAAAAGCGATCCGGATCTCATCACCAAGACCTTCGGCCTGAGCAAAAAAGCCTTCAAAAGAGCCCTTGTCCAGCTGCAGGAGAGCGGCGATATCGAGGTCAAAGAGACCGGAATCTACCGTAAATAG
- the amrS gene encoding AmmeMemoRadiSam system radical SAM enzyme, translating into MSAPAWLSKKLDDGRILCEACHQHCKLSEGEYGVCGIRKVEGGELQLLTYGLAAAVNVDPVEKKPMFHFLPASRAFSFGTVGCNFSCKFCQNADISQYPKEHHHEITGQPLNPEQIVSLAQKYGCDSIAYTYNEPVVFFEYTYDTAKLAHEAGLKNIYVTSGFETHKAIDTLLPYLDGMNIDIKGYTEDFYEDICGAKLKPVLDTVKYAHDKGIWIEVTTLLIPGKNDSDEEIRKIARFVADLDVNIPWHVSGFYPMYKMLDVPPTPPATLIRAYEIGKEAGLNFVYIGNYDDEDRESTFCPHCGFKVIERSGHIGQFVQNHLTEQGNCPQCGTHIPGVWS; encoded by the coding sequence ATGTCAGCCCCTGCATGGTTATCAAAAAAACTCGATGACGGCCGCATCCTCTGCGAAGCATGCCATCAACACTGCAAACTTTCAGAAGGCGAGTACGGCGTCTGCGGCATCCGGAAAGTCGAAGGAGGAGAGCTTCAGCTGCTGACCTACGGGCTGGCTGCGGCGGTCAATGTCGACCCCGTCGAAAAAAAACCGATGTTCCACTTCCTGCCGGCGAGCAGGGCCTTCTCTTTTGGAACAGTCGGATGCAATTTTTCGTGCAAATTCTGCCAGAATGCGGACATCTCCCAGTACCCCAAGGAGCATCACCACGAGATCACGGGACAGCCGCTCAACCCCGAACAGATCGTCTCCCTGGCCCAAAAATACGGCTGCGATTCGATCGCCTATACCTATAACGAACCGGTCGTTTTTTTCGAATATACCTACGACACGGCCAAACTTGCCCACGAAGCGGGCCTCAAGAACATCTACGTCACCAGCGGTTTCGAGACCCACAAGGCCATCGACACCCTGCTGCCCTACCTCGACGGGATGAACATCGATATCAAGGGGTACACGGAAGATTTCTACGAAGATATCTGCGGTGCCAAACTCAAACCCGTGCTCGACACCGTCAAATATGCCCACGACAAAGGGATCTGGATCGAAGTGACGACCCTGCTGATTCCCGGCAAAAACGACAGCGACGAGGAGATAAGAAAGATCGCCCGTTTCGTGGCCGACCTCGATGTCAACATCCCCTGGCACGTCAGCGGCTTCTACCCGATGTACAAAATGCTCGACGTCCCGCCGACGCCGCCGGCCACCCTGATCCGTGCCTACGAGATCGGCAAGGAAGCGGGCCTCAACTTTGTCTACATCGGCAACTACGACGACGAGGACCGCGAATCGACCTTCTGCCCCCACTGCGGTTTCAAAGTGATCGAGCGCAGCGGCCACATCGGCCAGTTTGTACAGAACCACCTTACCGAGCAGGGGAACTGTCCGCAGTGCGGGACCCATATTCCGGGAGTATGGTCGTAA
- a CDS encoding diguanylate cyclase: MIKSNISLFEGVLHRAFDRFYEDLIKNAYVEEFLKGVDLARLKQSQLSSFLEAVYDEDEAFFARFKQLGLFHFKMGLPYVEYRGAFDTLYAFLIEELEEVNDITGLPDAIELYIRRAINASAAGYLEPNLDNDQKTLERQIKQQIGIPAVKEHLEWILEVIKDIRLMNPEARIEFDEHRCMCGSWLHSEELIKFIPDAMVRKDMLDTHREIHLITKNIYRSIRREDYHKIFIDYVMLVRQSMYLYNELNINVTQQTLIDDVSKDALTGLLNRRDLMEILSSEIRLHGLIGSLFCVVMFDLDHFKAVNDTCGHQDGDAVIVGMAQTLSAHLRKTDHIFRYGGEEFLAILPGTTAKEAFAICEKIRKAFEVHTWEGCVITTPVTVSIGIAEYSERLRDNPRHLVFEADMNLYSAKQLGRNRTVM, translated from the coding sequence ATGATCAAATCGAACATCTCCCTTTTCGAAGGGGTACTGCACCGTGCCTTTGACCGTTTTTATGAGGACCTGATCAAGAACGCCTATGTCGAGGAGTTTTTGAAAGGGGTCGACCTCGCCCGCCTCAAACAGTCCCAGCTCAGCAGTTTTCTTGAGGCCGTATATGATGAGGATGAAGCTTTTTTTGCACGCTTCAAACAGCTGGGGCTCTTCCATTTCAAAATGGGCCTGCCCTATGTCGAGTACCGCGGTGCCTTCGATACGCTCTATGCGTTTTTGATCGAAGAACTCGAAGAGGTGAACGACATCACGGGCCTGCCGGATGCGATTGAGCTCTATATCCGCCGGGCCATCAATGCTAGTGCCGCCGGTTACCTGGAGCCGAACCTGGACAACGACCAGAAGACCCTCGAGCGGCAGATCAAACAGCAGATCGGTATCCCTGCGGTCAAAGAGCATTTGGAGTGGATCCTCGAGGTTATTAAGGATATCCGGCTTATGAACCCCGAAGCGCGGATCGAGTTTGATGAACACCGCTGCATGTGCGGCAGCTGGCTGCACAGCGAGGAGCTTATCAAGTTTATTCCGGACGCGATGGTGCGTAAAGATATGCTCGATACGCACCGGGAGATCCACCTGATAACCAAGAATATCTACCGATCCATCCGCCGCGAAGACTACCACAAGATCTTTATCGACTACGTCATGCTGGTCCGCCAGTCGATGTACCTCTACAACGAACTCAATATCAACGTGACGCAGCAGACGCTGATTGACGACGTCTCCAAGGATGCCCTGACGGGGCTGCTGAACCGCCGGGACCTGATGGAGATCCTCAGCAGCGAGATCCGGCTGCACGGCCTTATCGGCAGTCTCTTCTGCGTCGTCATGTTCGACCTCGACCACTTTAAAGCCGTCAATGACACCTGCGGCCACCAGGACGGGGACGCGGTCATCGTCGGGATGGCGCAAACGCTTTCAGCCCATCTGCGCAAGACGGATCACATTTTTCGGTACGGCGGCGAAGAGTTCCTGGCGATCCTGCCGGGGACAACGGCAAAAGAGGCGTTTGCGATCTGTGAAAAAATACGGAAGGCGTTTGAAGTCCATACATGGGAGGGGTGTGTCATTACGACGCCGGTCACGGTGAGTATTGGCATCGCCGAATACAGTGAACGGCTGCGTGACAACCCCCGCCATCTCGTGTTCGAGGCGGATATGAACCTCTACAGCGCCAAACAGCTGGGCCGTAACAGAACCGTCATGTAA
- a CDS encoding 2OG-Fe(II) oxygenase: MRQISNYVYCDDFIAELRYETRLMANPYYDYPYLIIENFLSAEACAEIAAYTHDKSEGERAKVKKNFHGVVVPELEEDIRKTAIHELPDILLEGYKLSFAYYQKQIEDYFSVALTTATEVQALEYTRGGFYIKHADDSNELVNSEGETVGFAQVAPERKITTVLFATSHRDNGGDGLQFGGGELVFNYLFDAESRPVRFRPKAGDMVIFPSNPIYSHEVLPVSDGYRLTLVQWHDAIIS, encoded by the coding sequence TTGCGGCAAATCAGCAACTATGTCTACTGCGATGACTTCATCGCCGAGCTGCGCTACGAGACCCGCCTGATGGCAAACCCCTATTACGACTATCCCTATCTCATCATCGAGAACTTTCTCTCGGCCGAAGCCTGCGCCGAGATTGCGGCGTATACCCACGATAAAAGTGAGGGGGAGCGGGCCAAAGTCAAAAAAAACTTCCACGGTGTGGTGGTTCCCGAGCTTGAGGAGGATATCCGAAAGACGGCAATCCACGAACTGCCCGACATTCTGCTCGAAGGGTATAAGCTCAGTTTTGCCTATTACCAGAAACAGATCGAAGACTATTTCAGCGTGGCACTGACGACGGCAACGGAGGTGCAGGCGTTGGAGTACACGCGGGGCGGCTTCTATATCAAACATGCCGATGACTCGAACGAGCTTGTCAACAGTGAGGGGGAAACGGTCGGTTTTGCCCAGGTCGCGCCCGAGCGGAAGATCACGACGGTGCTTTTTGCAACGTCGCACCGGGATAACGGCGGCGACGGGCTGCAGTTCGGCGGCGGCGAACTGGTCTTTAACTACCTCTTTGATGCGGAGAGCAGGCCTGTCCGTTTCCGTCCGAAGGCGGGGGATATGGTCATTTTCCCGAGCAATCCCATCTACAGCCACGAGGTCCTTCCTGTGTCCGACGGCTACCGGCTGACCCTGGTGCAGTGGCACGACGCGATCATCAGCTAG
- the infA gene encoding translation initiation factor IF-1: protein MAKDDVIEVDGTVVEALPNATFRVELENGHVILCHIAGKMRMHYIKILPGDRVKIELTPYSLDKGRITYRYK from the coding sequence ATGGCAAAAGATGATGTCATTGAGGTTGACGGTACAGTAGTTGAAGCGCTGCCGAATGCAACATTTCGTGTAGAGCTTGAGAACGGCCACGTGATCCTGTGCCACATTGCCGGCAAGATGCGGATGCACTATATCAAGATCCTCCCGGGCGACCGCGTCAAGATCGAACTGACGCCGTACAGCCTGGACAAGGGCCGTATCACTTACCGTTACAAATAG
- the map gene encoding type I methionyl aminopeptidase, whose protein sequence is MAIALRKPEEIEKLRAANAIVGGTLDLLRKETRPGLSLKELDAMAEDYIRSHGARPSFKGLYGFPNAVCTSLNEVIIHGIPNDYKLQEGDIIGYDIGTELNGYYGDSAITVPVGKVTEQDEALIACAKDSLYYAIDIIQEGMRFKELSMAIEQFILERGFVPLRGFCGHGIGKRPHEEPEIPNYLEGSNPKAGPKIKNGMVFCIEPMICQKEAKAVILENGWDVVSSDNLRGSHYEHTVAVIGGKAEILSLPQGA, encoded by the coding sequence ATGGCCATCGCGCTGCGCAAACCTGAAGAAATCGAAAAACTCCGTGCCGCCAACGCCATTGTCGGCGGTACCCTTGACCTTCTCCGAAAAGAGACCCGTCCGGGACTGAGCCTGAAGGAACTTGATGCCATGGCCGAGGATTACATCCGCAGCCACGGAGCACGTCCCTCCTTCAAAGGGCTCTACGGTTTTCCCAACGCCGTCTGTACTTCCCTGAATGAAGTGATTATTCACGGTATTCCCAATGATTACAAGCTGCAGGAAGGCGATATCATCGGCTATGATATCGGTACGGAACTCAACGGCTATTACGGTGATTCGGCCATCACCGTCCCGGTGGGGAAGGTTACGGAACAGGATGAGGCGTTGATCGCCTGTGCCAAAGACTCACTCTATTACGCCATCGATATTATCCAAGAGGGCATGCGGTTCAAAGAGCTTTCCATGGCGATTGAGCAGTTTATTCTCGAGCGCGGCTTTGTGCCGCTGCGCGGATTCTGCGGACACGGCATCGGGAAGCGCCCGCATGAGGAGCCTGAGATCCCCAACTACCTGGAAGGATCCAACCCGAAAGCGGGACCGAAGATCAAAAACGGCATGGTTTTCTGCATTGAGCCGATGATCTGCCAAAAAGAGGCCAAAGCGGTGATCCTGGAAAACGGATGGGATGTTGTCAGCAGCGACAACCTCCGCGGATCGCATTACGAACACACGGTTGCTGTCATCGGCGGCAAAGCGGAAATCTTATCATTACCCCAAGGAGCATAA
- the secY gene encoding preprotein translocase subunit SecY, with amino-acid sequence MNQQLINKILITIGFLFLYRLLAYVPVPGVDTAVIASFFDSHSSDALGLFNMFSGNAVERLSIISLGIMPYITASIIMELLAATFPNLGQMKKERDGMVKYMQIIRYSTIAITLVQAVGVSIGLQSMTGKDGSSAILMDHGTFVMVAAISMLAGTMLLMWIGEQITQSGVGNGISLIIFAGIVSAIPSAIGQTVTMLNTGAISFITVIAILLLILVTVGVIIYVELGERRIPVTYAKKTMMANQNKRVMNYIPIKVNLSGVIPVIFASAILMFPMTVLSSSTNPYVQAVADLLNPSGYFFNFLTFLFVVFFAYFYASIVFNAKDISDNLKRQGGFIPGVRPGEATKEFLNETASRLTFTGAIYLGLVATLPWIIVKGMGVPFYFGGTAVLIVVQVALDTMRKIEAQIYMSKYETLSAVGL; translated from the coding sequence ATGAACCAGCAGCTCATTAACAAGATCCTCATTACGATCGGGTTTCTGTTCCTCTACCGGCTGCTGGCCTACGTGCCGGTGCCGGGCGTAGACACTGCCGTCATCGCCTCATTCTTCGATTCACACTCCTCCGACGCTCTCGGTCTGTTCAACATGTTCAGCGGTAACGCTGTCGAACGCCTCTCCATCATTTCACTCGGTATCATGCCTTACATTACCGCGTCGATCATCATGGAACTGCTCGCAGCGACGTTCCCGAACCTCGGACAGATGAAGAAAGAGCGTGACGGTATGGTCAAATATATGCAGATCATCCGCTACTCCACCATCGCCATTACCCTGGTACAGGCGGTCGGCGTCAGCATCGGTCTGCAGAGCATGACAGGAAAAGACGGCAGCAGTGCGATCCTGATGGACCACGGCACTTTTGTCATGGTCGCGGCGATCTCTATGCTCGCCGGTACGATGCTGTTGATGTGGATCGGTGAGCAGATCACGCAGAGCGGGGTCGGTAACGGTATCTCTCTGATCATCTTCGCCGGGATCGTCTCTGCGATCCCTTCCGCGATCGGTCAGACGGTCACGATGCTCAACACGGGTGCGATCAGCTTTATTACGGTCATTGCGATCCTGCTGCTGATCCTCGTCACCGTCGGCGTCATCATCTACGTGGAACTCGGCGAACGCCGTATCCCGGTGACCTACGCCAAAAAGACGATGATGGCGAACCAGAACAAGCGCGTGATGAACTACATCCCGATCAAGGTCAACCTTTCGGGCGTCATCCCGGTCATCTTCGCTTCGGCGATCCTGATGTTCCCGATGACGGTTCTCTCATCCAGCACCAACCCGTATGTCCAGGCGGTCGCGGACCTGCTCAATCCGAGCGGCTACTTCTTCAACTTCCTGACATTCCTCTTCGTCGTCTTCTTCGCGTACTTTTACGCGTCGATCGTCTTCAACGCCAAGGATATCTCCGATAACCTCAAGCGCCAGGGCGGCTTCATCCCGGGTGTACGCCCGGGTGAAGCGACGAAAGAGTTCCTGAACGAGACGGCGTCACGCCTGACGTTCACCGGGGCGATCTACCTTGGCCTGGTCGCGACACTGCCGTGGATCATCGTCAAGGGGATGGGGGTACCGTTCTACTTCGGCGGTACGGCCGTCCTTATCGTCGTTCAGGTTGCTCTTGATACGATGCGCAAGATCGAAGCGCAGATCTATATGAGCAAGTATGAAACCCTCAGCGCGGTTGGTCTGTAA
- the rplO gene encoding 50S ribosomal protein L15 yields the protein MALENLTPAAGSTSNTKRLGRGQGSGNGKTAGKGNKGQKARSGYNAKRNFEGGQQPLARRLPKIGFTSRVVKPYVINVDRITAVAALDEITVEAIRGVHKLGKSVTKVKLVGASAKDLASKIKDENVTTTGK from the coding sequence ATGGCACTTGAAAACTTGACACCTGCAGCGGGCTCCACAAGCAATACAAAGCGTCTGGGCCGCGGTCAGGGTAGCGGTAACGGTAAAACCGCAGGTAAAGGTAACAAAGGGCAGAAAGCCCGCTCAGGTTACAATGCAAAGCGTAACTTCGAGGGTGGTCAGCAGCCGCTGGCTCGCCGTCTGCCGAAGATCGGTTTCACGTCACGTGTTGTTAAACCGTACGTTATCAACGTTGACCGCATTACAGCGGTTGCGGCACTCGACGAGATCACCGTCGAAGCGATCCGCGGTGTTCACAAGCTGGGCAAATCCGTGACGAAGGTTAAACTGGTCGGCGCTTCTGCGAAAGACCTTGCCTCCAAGATCAAAGACGAAAACGTTACAACAACCGGCAAGTAA
- the rpsE gene encoding 30S ribosomal protein S5 has product MKTVNREEFEESIVHIGRVTKVVKGGRRFRFTALVVVGNKNGVVGFGYGKAKEVPDAIRKAVDEAFKNLTDVKIKGTTIAHDIEHKFNASRILMKPASEGTGVIAGGAMRPVLELAGIQDILTKSIGSNNPNSVVRATIEALARMKG; this is encoded by the coding sequence ATGAAAACTGTCAACAGAGAAGAATTCGAAGAATCGATCGTACACATCGGTCGGGTCACTAAAGTTGTCAAAGGTGGTCGTCGCTTCCGTTTCACAGCACTTGTCGTAGTCGGCAACAAGAACGGCGTCGTCGGCTTCGGTTACGGTAAGGCCAAAGAGGTCCCGGACGCTATCCGCAAAGCGGTAGACGAAGCGTTCAAAAACTTGACGGATGTTAAGATTAAAGGGACTACAATTGCGCACGATATCGAGCACAAGTTCAACGCAAGCCGCATCCTGATGAAACCGGCCTCCGAAGGTACCGGTGTTATCGCCGGTGGTGCGATGCGTCCGGTTCTCGAACTCGCGGGTATCCAGGACATCCTGACGAAATCCATCGGTTCGAACAATCCGAATTCGGTTGTCCGCGCGACAATCGAAGCGCTTGCGCGTATGAAAGGATAA
- the rplR gene encoding 50S ribosomal protein L18, with amino-acid sequence MNAKVLKAKVSKRVQRKRRIRANINGTAAKPRVSIFRSNRYLSVQAIDDASAVTLAASNTKPLGAKANKEGAAALAADFAGKLKAAGVSEIFFDRNGYVYHGVVAAFADALRANEIKF; translated from the coding sequence ATGAATGCAAAAGTATTGAAAGCAAAAGTTTCAAAACGTGTTCAGCGCAAGCGCCGCATCCGTGCAAACATCAACGGTACGGCAGCGAAGCCGCGCGTCAGCATCTTCCGCTCAAACCGCTACCTCAGCGTCCAGGCAATCGACGACGCGAGCGCGGTGACACTGGCAGCTTCCAACACGAAGCCGCTGGGTGCGAAAGCGAACAAAGAGGGTGCGGCAGCACTGGCAGCAGATTTCGCAGGCAAGCTCAAAGCAGCCGGCGTCAGCGAGATCTTCTTTGACCGTAACGGTTACGTCTACCACGGCGTCGTTGCGGCCTTTGCCGATGCACTTCGCGCGAACGAAATTAAGTTTTAA
- the rplF gene encoding 50S ribosomal protein L6: MSRIGKAPVAFPADVNVTADGEVITFKKGNNTRTLDTKGNVDFNIEGNTLTFASKSDAREHRAFWGTYRALAANIVKGLTEGFERKLEINGVGYRAAVQGKVLNLQLGFSHDINYDIPAGVEVAVDKNVITLKGADNQQIGQMAAEIRAFRPPEPYKGKGVKYVEEHIVRKAGKTSKK, encoded by the coding sequence ATGTCACGTATTGGTAAAGCTCCGGTCGCATTCCCGGCCGATGTGAACGTAACGGCTGACGGTGAGGTTATCACTTTCAAAAAAGGCAACAACACACGTACCCTCGACACGAAAGGCAACGTTGACTTCAACATCGAAGGCAACACGCTGACGTTTGCATCCAAGTCCGATGCACGCGAACACCGCGCTTTCTGGGGAACATACCGTGCCCTCGCAGCGAACATTGTCAAGGGCCTCACTGAAGGTTTCGAACGCAAGCTCGAGATCAACGGTGTCGGTTACCGTGCCGCGGTCCAGGGCAAAGTCCTGAACCTGCAGCTTGGTTTCTCCCATGACATCAACTACGACATCCCAGCGGGCGTTGAAGTTGCTGTTGACAAGAACGTTATCACCCTCAAAGGTGCTGACAACCAGCAGATCGGCCAGATGGCTGCCGAGATCCGCGCTTTCCGTCCGCCGGAGCCTTATAAAGGCAAGGGTGTCAAATATGTTGAAGAGCATATTGTCCGCAAAGCCGGTAAGACATCTAAGAAATAA
- the rpsH gene encoding 30S ribosomal protein S8 produces the protein MVNDLIADSLTRIRNAAMRRLDVTTLMHSKSVEAVVGILAEKGYIDSFNVVEDGNKKSINVVLKYDEAGKTVINEMKRVSKPGRRIYKGRDEIKRFKNGYGTIIVSTSKGVIPNDKAYELGVGGEVLCTVW, from the coding sequence ATGGTAAATGATCTTATTGCAGACTCTTTGACCCGTATCCGGAATGCAGCGATGCGTCGCCTCGACGTCACAACGCTTATGCACTCCAAATCAGTCGAAGCAGTCGTTGGTATTCTCGCAGAGAAGGGCTACATTGATAGCTTTAACGTTGTCGAAGACGGTAACAAGAAAAGCATCAACGTTGTGTTGAAGTATGATGAAGCGGGTAAAACCGTCATCAACGAGATGAAACGCGTTTCCAAACCGGGACGCCGTATCTACAAAGGCCGTGACGAAATCAAGCGTTTCAAAAACGGCTACGGTACGATCATCGTCAGTACTTCCAAAGGTGTCATCCCGAACGATAAAGCTTACGAGCTCGGCGTCGGCGGTGAAGTACTTTGTACAGTTTGGTAA
- a CDS encoding type Z 30S ribosomal protein S14 yields the protein MAKKSMIAKQQRKPKFAVRAYTRCQICGRPHSVLRDFGICRVCFRKMANEGLIPGVRKSSW from the coding sequence ATGGCTAAGAAGTCCATGATCGCAAAACAGCAGCGCAAACCGAAATTCGCGGTTCGTGCTTATACACGTTGCCAGATCTGCGGCCGCCCGCACTCTGTACTCCGTGACTTCGGTATTTGTCGTGTTTGCTTTAGAAAAATGGCAAATGAGGGATTGATCCCAGGCGTCAGAAAGTCAAGCTGGTAA
- the rplE gene encoding 50S ribosomal protein L5: protein MARLKDKYLAMKPELQSKLEIKNAMQIPAVEKIIISVGTGFAMKDNKLIQNIQDTISLIAGQHATVVDARKSVAGFKVREGMPVGVKVTLRGENMYTFLDKLIAVALPRVKDFRGIPRNGFDGRGNYNFGLNEQLIFPEVNYDSIMQIHGMNITIVTTTQSDKEALTLLEAMGMPFAKGRE, encoded by the coding sequence ATGGCACGTTTGAAAGATAAATATCTCGCAATGAAACCGGAACTGCAGAGCAAGCTTGAGATCAAGAACGCAATGCAGATCCCGGCGGTCGAGAAGATCATCATCTCTGTCGGTACCGGCTTCGCGATGAAAGATAACAAACTGATCCAGAACATCCAGGACACGATCAGCCTGATCGCCGGTCAGCACGCGACAGTCGTCGATGCTCGTAAATCCGTTGCAGGCTTCAAAGTCCGTGAAGGGATGCCGGTCGGTGTCAAAGTCACCCTGCGCGGTGAGAACATGTACACCTTCCTGGACAAACTGATCGCTGTCGCACTGCCGCGCGTGAAAGACTTCCGTGGTATCCCGCGCAACGGTTTCGACGGCCGCGGTAACTACAACTTCGGTCTGAACGAGCAGCTGATCTTCCCGGAAGTCAACTATGATTCCATCATGCAGATCCACGGGATGAACATCACGATTGTCACAACAACACAGAGTGACAAAGAGGCATTGACCCTGCTCGAAGCTATGGGTATGCCGTTCGCGAAAGGGAGAGAGTAA
- the rplX gene encoding 50S ribosomal protein L24 yields MAKFNFKKGDMVEIIAGDDKGTKAEVLMVMPKENKVLVKGCKLAKKAVKPTEENPKGGFMSKEMPIDASNVRKVEA; encoded by the coding sequence ATGGCAAAGTTTAACTTCAAAAAAGGCGATATGGTCGAGATCATTGCCGGTGACGATAAAGGCACCAAGGCAGAAGTTCTGATGGTCATGCCGAAAGAGAACAAGGTCCTCGTCAAAGGCTGCAAGCTCGCGAAAAAAGCGGTTAAGCCGACAGAAGAGAACCCGAAGGGCGGATTTATGAGCAAAGAGATGCCTATTGATGCATCCAATGTCCGCAAAGTGGAGGCGTAA
- the rplN gene encoding 50S ribosomal protein L14 translates to MIQSFTRLNVADNTGAKEIMCIKVLGGSKRRYASVGDVIVASVKKALPTGKVKKGQVVKAVVVRTKKEVQRENGSLIRFDDNAAVILDAKKEPIGTRIFGPVSREVRYAGFMKIVSLAPEVV, encoded by the coding sequence ATGATCCAGAGCTTTACTCGTCTGAACGTTGCCGACAACACTGGTGCGAAAGAGATCATGTGTATCAAGGTTCTGGGCGGTTCCAAGCGCCGTTACGCTTCTGTAGGTGACGTTATCGTTGCTTCCGTGAAGAAAGCGCTCCCGACCGGAAAAGTCAAAAAAGGTCAGGTCGTCAAGGCCGTCGTTGTCCGTACGAAAAAAGAAGTACAGCGCGAAAACGGTTCTCTGATCCGTTTCGATGACAACGCCGCCGTCATCCTCGACGCGAAAAAAGAGCCGATCGGTACCCGTATCTTCGGTCCTGTTAGCCGTGAAGTACGCTATGCAGGGTTCATGAAGATCGTATCCCTGGCTCCGGAGGTTGTGTAA
- the rpsQ gene encoding 30S ribosomal protein S17, producing MSKREIQGVVVKKAGDKTATVVVERRVMHPRYHKTVKRFKKYLIHDENNTLNVGDEVIAIECRPMSKTKSFELKSVVATGVES from the coding sequence ATGTCTAAACGTGAAATTCAGGGTGTAGTCGTCAAGAAAGCCGGTGACAAGACAGCGACAGTCGTCGTTGAACGCCGTGTTATGCACCCGCGCTACCACAAAACGGTCAAGCGCTTCAAAAAATATCTCATCCACGATGAGAACAACACGCTTAACGTCGGCGACGAAGTGATCGCGATCGAGTGTCGCCCGATGTCCAAGACGAAGTCTTTTGAACTCAAAAGCGTTGTAGCGACAGGAGTAGAGTCATGA
- the rpmC gene encoding 50S ribosomal protein L29, with protein MKYTDLAEKTSAELSAMLKEKKTELFTLRLKQKTMQLQNTSELRNVRKDIARINTALSAAK; from the coding sequence ATGAAGTATACTGATTTGGCAGAGAAGACCTCAGCAGAACTGAGCGCAATGCTCAAAGAGAAGAAGACTGAGCTCTTCACGCTGAGACTGAAGCAAAAAACGATGCAACTGCAGAACACGAGCGAACTGCGTAACGTACGCAAAGATATCGCCCGTATCAACACTGCGCTCAGCGCAGCGAAGTAA